ATACCGGGTCGCGGCGCCAGCGTCGGCGGGGGGGAACCACCACCGATGAGTAGTCACGGCGAACGCGCACCTGAGGCCGAACTCGGACTGCTCGACGCGACGATGATAGGGATGGGTGCGATGATCGGGGCAGGCATCTTCGTGCTCACGGGGCTGGCCGCCGAGATCGCCGGCCCCGCCGCCATCGTCGTGTTCGCACTGAACGGCGCCGTGACGGCCTTCACCGGGCTGTCCTACGCCGAACTCGCCTCGTCCATCCCGAAGAGCGGGGGCGGCTACGCCTTCGTCCGGGAGGTGTTCAGCGACCTCCCGTCGTTCCTGATGGGGTGGATGCTCTGGTTCGCGTACATGATCGCTGGCGGCCTGTACGCGCTCGGGTTCGCGCCGAACTTCCTCGAACTCCTGCACGTCTACGGCATCGTCCCGCCGCCGGACGCGGTCGGGGCGGTCTCGCTCCCGGTGGTCGGGGTGGAGGTCCCCGCGGCCGTCGGACTGGCGTTCCTCGCAGTCCTCGCGCTCGTCAGCCTGAACGCCGTCTCGACCGCCGCCAGCGGGAGCGTCGAGACGATCTTCACCATCACGAAGGTCACCATCCTGCTCGTCTTCGTCGGCTTCGGGGCGACCTCGCCGATGTTCGCGACCGCCGAGTTCCAGCCGCTGTTCCCCGGCGGCCGGACGGCCCTCGACATCCTGCCCGCGATGGGGCTCACGTTCATCGCCTTCGAGGGGTACGACCTCATCACGACCGTCACCGAGGAGGTCCAGAACCCCCGCGAGAACATCCCGAAGGCCATCTTCCTCAGCCTGGCCGCGACCGTCGTGGTGTACCTCGCCGTCGTCGGCGTCGCGGTCGGGACCCTCGGCGCGAACGGGCTGGCGGCGGCCGGCGAGGCCGGCATCGCGGAGGCGGCGACCCAGTTCATGCCCACGGGACTGCCCGTCATCAGGAACGGTGGCGCCATCATCGTCTTCGGGGCCGTCTTCTCGACGCTGACGGCGCTGAACGCGGTCGTCATCGCCTCCTCGCGGGTGGCGTTCTCGATGGGTCGGGAGGGGCAGTTGCTCCGGTCGGTCGGGCACCTGCACTACCGGTTCGGGACGCCGTTCGTCGCCATCCTCGCCAGCGCCGTGGTGATGCTCGGGTCCGTGGCGCTCCCGACCAAGAGCGCGGGGAACATGTCGAGCCTGTTCTTCCTGCTCTCGTTCGTGGTGGTCAACGCCTCGGTCATCCGGCTCCGGCGGGAGCGCCCGGACATGAACCGCCCCTACGAACTCCCGTACTACCCAATCCCGCCCCTCCTGGGCATCGTGCTGAACCTGCTGCTCACCGGGGTCCTGGTCGAGTACCTCGTCCGGACCGACCCACTGGCGCTCGTGCTCAGCGTCGGCTGGCTCGTCGCCGGCGGCCTCGCCTACCTCGTGCTGAACTCACTGCGGACCGACCGGCGCACCCGGTCGGCATCGACCGACACCGAGACGGTCACTCCGGAGGACGACTGAGACATGACAGAGAAACTCACCGTAATCGTCGCGGGCGGCGGACGCGTCGGCCTACAGACAGCCAGGATGCTCCACGACCACGGACACGACGTCACCATCATCGAACGCGACCAGGCGGTATGTGACGCCCTGTCCGAGGAGTACCTCGCGACCGTCATCAGCGGCGACGCCGCGAACCCGTCGGTCCTCGAACAGGCCGGCGTCGACAGGGCCGACGTGGTCGCCGGCCTGACCGGGGAGGCGGGGCTGAACCTCGCCGTCTGCATGGAGGCCAAGGAACTGTCGCCCGGCATCCGCACCGTATCACGCATCGACAGCGCCGAGAAGGAGTCCTACACCCGGTTCGTCGACGCGATCACCTTCCCCGAGCGAGCGGGGGCCCGGACCGCCGTCAACGAGATACTCGGGAGCGACGTCCAGACCCTGGCCGACGTCACAGGGACCCTCGACATCATGCAGATCCGGGTCGTCGAGGGCGCGCCGGCAGCCGGGAAACAGCTCGAGAACGTCCGGTTCCCGTCCGGGACGCTGGTCATCTCGAACGACGACGGGGACAGCGTCGCACGCCCGGACACCACCCTCACGCCGGGCAAGCGCTACATCGTCGCGGTCGAACCCGACGTGGCCGACGAAGTGATGAACCTGCTGCGCGGCTGAACCGGGCGCACCGCCACGTCTTCCGTCGAAATCGGGGGTGAAACAGGGCAAAGTTTTTGCCATGACAGAGAGTACCACAGCACGAATGGTTCACGCGTTCATCATGGTCAAGACGGCCGCCGGAAAGTCCGAAGAACTCCTCGACTCGATCCGCAGCCTCGGGGCGGTCGGCGAGGCGCACATCGTCGCCGGCAACTTCGACATCATCACCGAGGTGGACACGGAGGAGGTCTACGACGTCCTCCACACGGTCGTCGGCGAGCTACAGAAGCTAGACGGCATCGCCGATACGAAGACCTACATCTGTCTGCAGTGACCGGGGCTCCGGCCACCGGCCGGTCTCAGTGCTCCAGTTCCTGCACGTCGTACTCGGCGGTGAACGCGCGCAGCCAGTCGCGCTGTCGCTCGAGTTTCTCGGGCATCTCCGCGTACACCGAGTCGAAGACCTCGTCGGGGTCCGCCGGCTCACCGGATTCGGCCCGCTCGACCGCCTCCGAGAGTTCCTCCTCGACCTCGTCGGCGATGGTCTCGACGTACTCGTCCGTGATGACCTCCTGCTCGCGGAGGTACTCCTCGTAGCGCTCCAGCGGGTCGCGGGTCCGCCACTCGGGCAGGTCCTCGTCCTCGTCCTCGCGGTAGCGCGAGGGGTCGTCGCTGGTCGTGTGCGCGCCCTGCCGGTAGGTCAGGCTCTCGACCAGCACCGGGTTCCCCTCGCGGGCGGAGGCGAGTGCGCTCTGGACGAACTCCCTGACCGCCAGCGGGTCGTTCCCGTCGACCTGCCCGCCGTTGAACCCGTAGGCCTCGGCGCGGTCGGCGATGGAGGCCGCCGCGGTCTGCCTGCGCCGGGGGAGCGAGATGGCCCAGTTGTTGTTCTCGCAGAAGAAGACCGTCGGCGTCTCGAACACGCCGGCGAAGTTCAGGCCCTCGTGGAAGTCGCCCTCGGAGGTCGCGCCGTCGCCGAAGTAACAGAGGACGGCACCGTCGTCGTCCTCGTAGTTCATCGCCATGCCCGCCCCCGTGGCGTGGGGGATCTGGGTCGCGATGGGGACCGCCTGCGGGAAGTTCGGCACGTCGTGGTCCGACGTGTACTCCGGCTGGCCGCGGCGGAACCGCAGGATGTCGCTCATCGGGACGCCACGGGCGATCTGCATGGCGTTCGAGCGGTAGGTCGGGAACAGCCAGTCCTCGGCCGCCATCGCGTGGGCGGCACCGACCTGCGAGGCCTCCTGGCCCTTGTACGGCGGGTAGCCACTCATCCACCCGCGGCGCTGGAGCGCCAGTGCTCGCTCGTCGAAGCGACGGGCACGAACCATGTCGCGGTAGAGTGCGCGAGCCTCGTCGGGGGAGAAGGGGGTGTCCGAGAGGTCGCGTTCTCCGATGACTCGATGCATGTGCTGTGCAAAACTTGCCCACTTGAAAGCCGTTCCGATACGTCAAAGGCCGTCGGTTCCCTAGGGGGCGTATGGTCTCACTCGTGGGCGTCATCGGTCTCCTGGTGCTCGTGCTGGTCAACACGGCCATCGCGGCCGTCTCGACACGGTTCTTCCGGCAGCGCCTGGACACCGACTGGGGCCCGATCGTCTACGTCGCGCTCATCACGCCCGTCCTCCTGTTCGGGACGACGCTGCTCATCTCCGGCGTCCTCCAGCTCGGCACGAACCTCGGGTCGACGCAGCTCGCCCTCCTCGTGAGCATCGCGCTCCCCCTCGTCCTCGGCGTCACCGTCGACTTCTTCTGGATGCCGGCGCCGGACGAGATGGAGTTGCCGGATACGATGCGGTGACCGCCCGGGAGACAGGACCAGAGCACATCCTCGTCGAGTAGGCTCCCGTCGAGACGGGAGTTGCACCGAATCCTGTGCAAACACTTACGCAGCTGGCTTGCATCAGTTCAGATGCAATGTCCGAGGACGCACCAGAATCGACCACAGACGAGGGCCCCTCGGAGCCGTTCACAGAGCGTGTCGAGCGGTCGTTCACCTGCTCCCTCTGCGGGTACGCGACGACGTACGAGGTCGAGAAACTGCAAGACGAGGTCCGGGCGACCTGCCTCAACTGCGGGGACTGGACCGTCCAGTTCGCGGCCCCGGAGTCGCTGGTCGACGCCGCCGAGGACGTCGCCGATGCGCTCGCCGGCGAGACACTCACCGAGCGACAGGCACTCGCGTATCTCCTCCGGGACGTGGTGGGTGTCGACCGGCAGCTGGCTGCCGACGCGATGGAGACCACGCCGTCGAACGTCGACAACCTGCAGCGGCGGGGCCGCGAGAAGGTGGCGGACGCTCGGCGGGTCGTCGGTCGGTTGCAGGAGATGGAACAGCCCACGGGAGGTGAGGGTGACGGCTCGGCGTGATACCCGTGGATTCGGCGGCAGGACCGACAGCGTCGGCGGCGACCGTCCGAGCCCGGTCAGTTACCGGGCCCGCCACGGCCGCGGCCGCGACCACGGCCAGGACCAGAACCCCGACCGGGGCCGCCGCGCGGGGGCGCACTCGCGTCCTCGATCAGGAGCAGCGTGAACGCTTCGTCGGTCGGCTCGTCGTCCGGGGTCAGGTAGCCGACCGCGAAGGCGGTGTAGGTGCTTCCGCCGGCGAGCTCGACGCCGGGAACCTCGAACACCGGAGCGCTCCCGTCGCCCGGCCGGACCTCGACCTCGTACGTCCCGGCGGGAACGACGGTGTACCCGCTGGACTCGCCGAAGGAGACGTCGTCGAAGACCGTCAGCGCGCCGTCGTCGACCGTCACGTCGACGGTCGGCGCGTCGGGCGAGGCGTGGACCGCCCGGAGGCGTACCTCGTCGTCGCCGATGTTGGCGCCGTTCGTGTCCTCGAAGACGGAGACGGTGAACTCGGTGTCGTCGCTCGTGACCTCGCCGTTGGCCACGGCGGTGTAGTCCTCCGCCCCGAGTTCGAGCGTGACCGGCCCGAACACCGTCGTGTCCGTGTCGGCGACGTTGACCGCCACCTCGTACTCGCCAGCGGGGACCTCCAGGTAGTCAGTCACCATGCCGAACGCCAGTCCCGGGACCGCGACCGCGCCGTCCACGAGCACGTCCACCGCGGGCGCGTCCGGGGAGGCGTGTGCGACCCGTAGGCCGGCCTCGTCACCACCCTCGGCAGCCGGGTGGTCGTCCGCCATCGCGGCCGTGGTGCCACCGACGAGCAGCGCTGTTCCAGCACCGATACCTTGCAGGACAGACCGACGGGAGGTTCCTGTCATGTTAACCCAACCCACACTGAGAACCTCACCGAATTGAACTGATTCCCTAACCAGTCAGGTACCGGGTGCGGTTGCTGCACAGAGAGTGATAGGAATCCAACCAGAACACCGGTTCGAGGCGTGAAGCAGGTGAATCAGGCCGAGGGAGTCCTCGGTCAGCCCACAACTACAGAACCAGTTAGGGGCGGTCCATCGCCCATCCAGTCAGCAAGACAACACCTCCACGACAGCAGATAGAAATCTAACACTTCCCACCGGATTCAGGGCGCGGCCAGAGTGCGAGCAGTCGGCTGCGGGCGTGTGCGAGAGCGACTACTCCTCCTCGAGAATCGCCTCGAAGACCTCCTCGACGGACTCCAGGACCTCCTCGGGCGAGCGGGTCGCGTCGACCTGGACGAACCGCTCGGGCTGGTACTCGATGAGCTGCTCGTAGTTCTGCTGGACCTTCGAGAGGTACTTCGACTGCTCGAACTTGTTGGTCGCGCCGGAGCGCTGCATGGCGGTGTGGGGGTCGACGTCGAGGTAGATGGTCACGTCGGGTTCGACGGTGAACGGCTGGTGGATGCCGCGGATGTACTCCATCGGGCGCTTGATCTCGCCCTCCAGAGTCGCACCCTGGTAGGCGTACCGCGAGTCGGAGAACCGGTCGGAGATGACGAGGTCGCCGTCGGCGAGTGCGGGCCGGACGACGCGAGAGAGGTGGTCGGCGTGGTCGGCGATGAACAGGAAGAGTTCGGCCAGCGGGTCGGCGTCGTCGTCCTCGATGGCGCGGTCGACCGACTCACCGTACCACGAGGTGGTCGGTTCGCGTGTGAACGTGGCGTCGGGGTAGGTGTCGTGGAGCGCCTCCCAGACGGTCGTCTTGCCGCTCCCGTCGAGGCCCTCGAGCGTGACGAGCATACCCACGGCTTTCCGCGCAGGGGGTTTCTGTCTGTCGTCTCCGGGCGGGGTGACGGTCGGGGCTCTGGAGGCGGGTAGATGGCGGACAGACGGGACCGTCGTGTGGGAACAGGAGAAGGGATGGGACGCGAGGCTGGCCCGTACAACCGCTGGGCCTCGCGTGGTGACTCGTCAGGGCACGCCGGGTCTGGCCGCCGTCTGGTACTTGAATGGTCGTGTGGCCGTGGTTCGCCAGACGACAGTTCGATACCGCTGGCGTCGATGACCGCAACCGCCCGCACAGCGCGGCCCCGCACCACGCCCTCCCCAGCCGACTTCGATGCTCGTTCCGCTCCGCGCTGCTCCGCTTCACTGTGCGTCTCGCCCCTCGCACGACGCTGGCTCGCGGTCTGCTCACGGCTGCGCCGTTCGCTTCGAGGCACGAAGTGCCTCACTCGACACGCTCGCCAGCGCGCGCCACGTGGTGGGTCCGGTCTTCTTCGGTCCACGCTCCCCTCGCCACCCGACGCCCGCCCCCGTTTGGGGATGCCTTTATCCGACCCCCGGACCATCTATCAGATATGAAAGTAATCGTCGCTGGTGGGACCGGCTTCATCGGGCAGCGCCTCTGCGAAGAACTCGTCGACCGCGGTCACGAGGTGACGGCGCTGGCCCGGCACCCCGACGAGGCGGGACTGCCGAACACGGTGAACACGGTGATGGGCGACGTGAGCGCCTACGAGTCCATCGTCGACGCCTTCGAGGGACAGGACGTGGCCGTGAACCTGGTCGCACTCTCGCCGCTGTTCAAACCATCGGGCAACGTGAGCCACGACTCCGTCCACCGACAGGGGACCGAGAATGTCGTGCGCGCCTGCGAGGAGCACGACGTGGGCAAGCTCGTCCAGATGTCGGCACTCGGTGCCGACCCGAACGGGACCACGGCGTACATCCGGGCGAAGGGCCAGGCCGAGGAGATCGTCACGTCCGCCGAGCTGGAGTACGTCATCTTCCGGCCGTCGGTCGTCTTCGGCGACGGCGGCGAGTTCATCTCGTTCACGAAGAAGCTCACGACGCCCGTGGTCACCGGCCTCCCGGGTGGCGGGAAGACGCGGTTCCAGCCCATCTGGGTCGGCGACCTCGTCCCGATGCTGGCCGACGCCGTCGAGGACGAGAAACACGTCGGGCAGACCTACGAACTCGGCGGCCCTGACGTGCTGACGCTGGCGGACGTGACCGAACTCGCCTACGAGGCCGAGGGCAAGTCCATCACCATCCTCCCCATCCCGATGGCGATGGCCAAGGTGGGCCTGACCGTGGCCGGCCCGGTCCCCTTCGTTCCCTTCGGGCCGGACCAGGCGCGCTCTCTGAAGATGGACAATACGGTCTCCGACAACGACGTGACCGCGTTCGATGTCGACCCGTCCGAGTTGCGGACCCTGCGGCAGTACCTCGGGCTGGCCCAGACCACCGACGCTCCGGCCTCACACGCTTAAATAGAACGCCGAAGTGTCACTGAATAATGGATTACGGTTCGCCGACTAGTTCGGGGTAGAGAAGCGACCTCTGGCGTTTTTTCGACCGCTCGTGACATCTGTTGGAGAATCAGACCATCCAAAGGCTTATATCCATAATACCATTCTTCTCATCCAACGGAGACCCCCTTCCATGAAACTGGCGATGATAGGATTCGGTCAGGCCGGTGGGAAAATCGTCGACAGGTTCGTCGAGTACGACGAACGGACGAACAGCGGCATCATACGTGCCGCAATCGCTGTCAACACGGCGAAAGCCGACCTGATGGGCCTTGACAACATTCCGAACGAGAACCGTGTACTCATCGGTCAGTCCCGCGTCAAAGGGCACGGCGTGGGCGCCGACAACGAACTCGGCGCGGAGGTAGCCGAGGAGGACATCGACGAGGTACAGGGTGCCATCGACTCCATCCCGACACACGAGGTAGACGCCTTCCTCGTGGTCGCCGGGATGGGCGGTGGGACCGGTAGCGGTGGCGCACCCGTCCTCGCGAAGCACCTGAAGCGTATCTACACCATCCCCGTCTACGGGCTGGGCGTCCTGCCCGGCTCCGACGAGGGTGGCATCTACACGCTGAACGCTGCGCGCTCCTTCCAGACCTTCGTCCGAGAGGTAGACAACCTGCTCGTCTTCGACAACGACGCCTGGCGCAAGGCCGGCGAGTCCGTCGAGGGCGGCTACGACGAGATCAACGAGGAGATCGTCCGACGCTTCGGCGTCCTCTTCGGCGCCGGCGAGATCGGCGCCGGCGACGAGGTCGGTGAGAGCGTCGTCGACTCCTCCGAGATCATCAACACCCTCGCCGGCGGCGGCGTCTCGACCGTGGGCTACGCGACCGAGGAGGTCGAGATGGAGGACAACGGTGGCCTCCTCTCGCGCTTCACCGGCGGCGAGGAGGACCAGGTCGACACCGCACACACGACCAACCGTATCACCTCGCTCGTGCGCAAGGCCGCGCTCGGGCGACTCACCCTCCCCTGCGAGATCGAGGGCGCAGAGCGTGCGCTCCTCGTGATGGCGGGACCGACCAAGCACCTCAACCGCAAAGGCATCGAGCGCGGGCGGAAGTGGCTCGAGGAGCAGACCGGCTCGATGGAGGTTCGTGGCGGGGACTACCCGCTCAACGAGCCGCAGGTCGCGGCCTGTATCCTCCTGTCGGGCGTGAACAACGTCCCGCGTATCAAGGAGCTCCAGCAGGTCGCAATCGAGGCACAGGACAACATCGACTCCATCCGAGAGGAAAGCGAAGAGAACTTACAGAACTTGGTCGAAGATGACGAGGATGAACTCGAGCCACTCTTCTAGGTGGGCAACGCTCGCGGTAGTGGCCATCCTCGCGCTCGCGGCGGTCGGCACAGTCACGGCTGTGCAGGTCGCCAGCGAGGACGTGCCGGCGGAGGGTCAGGTCGATTCCGACTACACCGCGACGGTGACGCTCGGGGAACTGTACCAGAATCCCGACTACACGTCGTGGACCCTCCGCGGTGAGACGGAACTGCAGGACGTCACGTGGACCGTGACGACCACGGACACCGACACCGGGAACCAGATCGACAGCCAGTCCTTCGACGGGCAGTCGTTCAACTACTCGAACATCGACGCCGAGGCCAACGACGCCAACCAGGTCACCGTCGAGGTGACCGGGACCGTCCCCGACGTCGAGAACTTCAGCTACGCCGAGGAGGAGACGTTCGTCGTCGCGGAGCTGACGCAGGTCCGCGAGGGCGGCACCTCGAACGAGATCGCCACGAAGACCTCTCACCACTACACCGAGGGTAGCAAGGAGGCACGCGAGGCGATCGCGAGCGCCGAGGACGCCATCGACCAGGCGGAGAGCGCCGGTGGCGACGTCTCGGCTGCACAGGAGAACTACGACACGGCCGTCGCGTTCTACAACGAGGGGAGCTTCGACAACGCGGTCTCGCAGGCCGAGAACGCCGTCTCCAAGGCCGAGAACGCCGAGCAGGCCGCCGAGTCGGCCGAGAGCCGCAACCAGCTCCTGCTGTACGGCGGTGCGGCCATCGTCGTGCTGCTGGTCGTCGGTGGGGGCTTCTACTGGTACCGGCAGCAACAGGACGACTACAGCCGCCTGGGCTGAGTCGCCATGCGCCTTCTCGTGCCGTTCGCACCCGACCAGCCGAAGACTCGTCTCTCACCAGTACTCAGCGACGCGGAGCGGCGCGCCTTCGCCCGGGTGATGTGCGAGGACGTGCTCGCAACCCTCCGCGAGACGGGGCGTGAGCCGGAACTGCTCGCGACCGAACCGGTCGACGCGGCCGTGCCCGTGACGGTCGACGACCGGCCCCTGACCGAGGCGGTCAACGCGGCGCTCGCCGAGACCGAGGAGTCGGTCGCGGTCGTGATGGCAGACCTCGCACTGGCGACGCCCGACAGTCTCGACCGGCTCTTCGCGGCCGACGGCGACGTGGTGCTGGCGCCGGGACGCGGTGGCGGGACGAACGCCTTCGTCGCCAGACACCCGGACTTCCGGGTCGACTACCACGGCGCGTCGTACCTCGACCATCGCGAGGCCGCGAGCGAGGTCGGGGCCGAGGTGGCCGTCGTCGACTCGCACCGGCTCGCGACCGACGTCGACGAGCCGGGGGACCTCGTCGAGGTGCTGGTCCACGGCGACGGCCGGACCCGGCGCTGGCTCCGCGAGCACGGGTTTCGAATCGAGCGCGGAAACGGCCGGGTGAACGTGAGCCGAGTCGACGACTGAAGACGTCCGAACCACTTTAGTCGGGGCGCTCGTCGTCTGGAGTACACGAGGCCTCGTGTAGGGACGATCCACCAAACCTCCCTTCTGGCTTTCTCGACGTGGTCCGGTTGAGACACGTTTTTCTCGGTCGAACACGCACGCCCAGTCGTGATACGGGGCGCCGCCGAGTACGACATCGACCTCCAGTTCGACGAGGACGCGGTAGCCGAGTTGCTCTCGGTCACGCCCGCCGACGTCGAGCCCGCGGACGAACTCACCTTCGCCCGCAACGTCTTCCTGCCGCTGACGACCGCCTGCCGGTACACCTGCACCTACTGTACGTTCTTCGACCCGCCCGGACAGGCGACGCTGATGGACGACGAGGACGTGAACGGGACCCTGGACACCGGCGCGGACGCCGGTTGCACCGAGGCGCTGTTCACCTTCGGCGACGACCCCGACGACCGCTACGAGGAGATCCACGCACAACTGGACGCCTGGGGCTACGACTCCATCCACGACTACCTGCGGGCGGTCTGTAAGCACACCCTCGACAGGGGCCTGTTGCCCCACTCGAACCCCGGCGACCAGACCCGCGAGCAGATGGCGCTGGTCGCGCCCTACAACGCCAGCATGGGTGTGATGCTGGAGACGACCGCGGACGTGGACGCCCACGCGGGCCCGCGGGTGAAGGAACCGGGCCAGCGCCTGAACACGCTCCGGAACGCCGGGGAACTGCAGGTCCCCTTCACGACCGGCATCCTCGTCGGCATCGGCGAGGCCTGGCGCGACCGCGCGGAGAGCCTGCTGGCCATCCGCGACCTGCACGAGCGCTACGGCCACATCCAGGAGGTCATCGTCCAGAACGTCGTGCCGAACGAGCGCTCGCGGTACGAGCGCCCCGACGTCGAGACGATGCGCCGGGTGGTCGCGATGGCGCGGTACGCCCTGCCCGAGGAGGTGTCGGTGCAGGTGCCGCCGAACCTCTCGCCGACCCGCGAGCTGCTCGACTGTGGTGTCGACGACCTCGGTGGCGTCTCCCCGGTGACGGACGACTACATCAACCCGGACTACGAGTGGCCGGCCCTGCGGGAACTGCGCGACATCGCCGACGAGGCCGGGGTGCCCCTGCGCGAGCGCCTCCCGGTGTACGAACGCTACCTCCCGGCCGACCTGCGCTCCGCCGACTTCGACGGCGAGCCGGCCCCCGGCGACGGCTGGCTCTCCGAACCCATCCGGGCGGCGCTGACCGGCGACACGCCGGCGGGTCGGCGCTACCGGGCCGTTCTGCATGGAGAGACGACCGTCTGACCGAGAGACGGCGTGGCGAGACGACTGCCTGCCGGGCTATCGAGCGCTCGATAGCACTCCTAGTCGGATTCATGTCCGATGGTCACGTATGTCGGACTGGGATGGGAGAAGGTACAACGACGAACGTCCCGAGCGAGAAAGCCATTCTGAGCGCGCTCGACGCCGTCTCGTCGATGCACGTGGCCGAACTGTGTTACGCACTCGGTGGCGACCCCGGTCCACTCGACCACCAGTGCGACCACCTCGAACGCGCCGGGTTCG
This window of the Haloarchaeobius amylolyticus genome carries:
- a CDS encoding APC family permease translates to MSSHGERAPEAELGLLDATMIGMGAMIGAGIFVLTGLAAEIAGPAAIVVFALNGAVTAFTGLSYAELASSIPKSGGGYAFVREVFSDLPSFLMGWMLWFAYMIAGGLYALGFAPNFLELLHVYGIVPPPDAVGAVSLPVVGVEVPAAVGLAFLAVLALVSLNAVSTAASGSVETIFTITKVTILLVFVGFGATSPMFATAEFQPLFPGGRTALDILPAMGLTFIAFEGYDLITTVTEEVQNPRENIPKAIFLSLAATVVVYLAVVGVAVGTLGANGLAAAGEAGIAEAATQFMPTGLPVIRNGGAIIVFGAVFSTLTALNAVVIASSRVAFSMGREGQLLRSVGHLHYRFGTPFVAILASAVVMLGSVALPTKSAGNMSSLFFLLSFVVVNASVIRLRRERPDMNRPYELPYYPIPPLLGIVLNLLLTGVLVEYLVRTDPLALVLSVGWLVAGGLAYLVLNSLRTDRRTRSASTDTETVTPEDD
- a CDS encoding potassium channel family protein yields the protein MTEKLTVIVAGGGRVGLQTARMLHDHGHDVTIIERDQAVCDALSEEYLATVISGDAANPSVLEQAGVDRADVVAGLTGEAGLNLAVCMEAKELSPGIRTVSRIDSAEKESYTRFVDAITFPERAGARTAVNEILGSDVQTLADVTGTLDIMQIRVVEGAPAAGKQLENVRFPSGTLVISNDDGDSVARPDTTLTPGKRYIVAVEPDVADEVMNLLRG
- a CDS encoding Lrp/AsnC ligand binding domain-containing protein — protein: MVHAFIMVKTAAGKSEELLDSIRSLGAVGEAHIVAGNFDIITEVDTEEVYDVLHTVVGELQKLDGIADTKTYICLQ
- the pdhA gene encoding pyruvate dehydrogenase (acetyl-transferring) E1 component subunit alpha, encoding MHRVIGERDLSDTPFSPDEARALYRDMVRARRFDERALALQRRGWMSGYPPYKGQEASQVGAAHAMAAEDWLFPTYRSNAMQIARGVPMSDILRFRRGQPEYTSDHDVPNFPQAVPIATQIPHATGAGMAMNYEDDDGAVLCYFGDGATSEGDFHEGLNFAGVFETPTVFFCENNNWAISLPRRRQTAAASIADRAEAYGFNGGQVDGNDPLAVREFVQSALASAREGNPVLVESLTYRQGAHTTSDDPSRYREDEDEDLPEWRTRDPLERYEEYLREQEVITDEYVETIADEVEEELSEAVERAESGEPADPDEVFDSVYAEMPEKLERQRDWLRAFTAEYDVQELEH
- a CDS encoding DUF4397 domain-containing protein — translated: MTGTSRRSVLQGIGAGTALLVGGTTAAMADDHPAAEGGDEAGLRVAHASPDAPAVDVLVDGAVAVPGLAFGMVTDYLEVPAGEYEVAVNVADTDTTVFGPVTLELGAEDYTAVANGEVTSDDTEFTVSVFEDTNGANIGDDEVRLRAVHASPDAPTVDVTVDDGALTVFDDVSFGESSGYTVVPAGTYEVEVRPGDGSAPVFEVPGVELAGGSTYTAFAVGYLTPDDEPTDEAFTLLLIEDASAPPRGGPGRGSGPGRGRGRGRGGPGN
- the tmk gene encoding dTMP kinase; translation: MLVTLEGLDGSGKTTVWEALHDTYPDATFTREPTTSWYGESVDRAIEDDDADPLAELFLFIADHADHLSRVVRPALADGDLVISDRFSDSRYAYQGATLEGEIKRPMEYIRGIHQPFTVEPDVTIYLDVDPHTAMQRSGATNKFEQSKYLSKVQQNYEQLIEYQPERFVQVDATRSPEEVLESVEEVFEAILEEE
- a CDS encoding complex I NDUFA9 subunit family protein, which translates into the protein MKVIVAGGTGFIGQRLCEELVDRGHEVTALARHPDEAGLPNTVNTVMGDVSAYESIVDAFEGQDVAVNLVALSPLFKPSGNVSHDSVHRQGTENVVRACEEHDVGKLVQMSALGADPNGTTAYIRAKGQAEEIVTSAELEYVIFRPSVVFGDGGEFISFTKKLTTPVVTGLPGGGKTRFQPIWVGDLVPMLADAVEDEKHVGQTYELGGPDVLTLADVTELAYEAEGKSITILPIPMAMAKVGLTVAGPVPFVPFGPDQARSLKMDNTVSDNDVTAFDVDPSELRTLRQYLGLAQTTDAPASHA
- a CDS encoding tubulin/FtsZ family protein; the encoded protein is MKLAMIGFGQAGGKIVDRFVEYDERTNSGIIRAAIAVNTAKADLMGLDNIPNENRVLIGQSRVKGHGVGADNELGAEVAEEDIDEVQGAIDSIPTHEVDAFLVVAGMGGGTGSGGAPVLAKHLKRIYTIPVYGLGVLPGSDEGGIYTLNAARSFQTFVREVDNLLVFDNDAWRKAGESVEGGYDEINEEIVRRFGVLFGAGEIGAGDEVGESVVDSSEIINTLAGGGVSTVGYATEEVEMEDNGGLLSRFTGGEEDQVDTAHTTNRITSLVRKAALGRLTLPCEIEGAERALLVMAGPTKHLNRKGIERGRKWLEEQTGSMEVRGGDYPLNEPQVAACILLSGVNNVPRIKELQQVAIEAQDNIDSIREESEENLQNLVEDDEDELEPLF
- a CDS encoding DUF4398 domain-containing protein, which gives rise to MNSSHSSRWATLAVVAILALAAVGTVTAVQVASEDVPAEGQVDSDYTATVTLGELYQNPDYTSWTLRGETELQDVTWTVTTTDTDTGNQIDSQSFDGQSFNYSNIDAEANDANQVTVEVTGTVPDVENFSYAEEETFVVAELTQVREGGTSNEIATKTSHHYTEGSKEAREAIASAEDAIDQAESAGGDVSAAQENYDTAVAFYNEGSFDNAVSQAENAVSKAENAEQAAESAESRNQLLLYGGAAIVVLLVVGGGFYWYRQQQDDYSRLG
- the cofC gene encoding 2-phospho-L-lactate guanylyltransferase, which encodes MRLLVPFAPDQPKTRLSPVLSDAERRAFARVMCEDVLATLRETGREPELLATEPVDAAVPVTVDDRPLTEAVNAALAETEESVAVVMADLALATPDSLDRLFAADGDVVLAPGRGGGTNAFVARHPDFRVDYHGASYLDHREAASEVGAEVAVVDSHRLATDVDEPGDLVEVLVHGDGRTRRWLREHGFRIERGNGRVNVSRVDD
- the cofG gene encoding 7,8-didemethyl-8-hydroxy-5-deazariboflavin synthase subunit CofG — encoded protein: MIRGAAEYDIDLQFDEDAVAELLSVTPADVEPADELTFARNVFLPLTTACRYTCTYCTFFDPPGQATLMDDEDVNGTLDTGADAGCTEALFTFGDDPDDRYEEIHAQLDAWGYDSIHDYLRAVCKHTLDRGLLPHSNPGDQTREQMALVAPYNASMGVMLETTADVDAHAGPRVKEPGQRLNTLRNAGELQVPFTTGILVGIGEAWRDRAESLLAIRDLHERYGHIQEVIVQNVVPNERSRYERPDVETMRRVVAMARYALPEEVSVQVPPNLSPTRELLDCGVDDLGGVSPVTDDYINPDYEWPALRELRDIADEAGVPLRERLPVYERYLPADLRSADFDGEPAPGDGWLSEPIRAALTGDTPAGRRYRAVLHGETTV